One stretch of Thermus filiformis DNA includes these proteins:
- a CDS encoding RsmD family RNA methyltransferase: MVRILGGKAKGVALKVPASARPSPVRLRKALFDYLRLRYPFRGRFLDLYAGSGAVGLEAASEGFEATLVEKDKEAVALLKENLRRTGLQARLVPLPVEEFLPQARARGERYTIAFMAPPYPMDLVAAFRALLESDLVEEGGLYVLQHPSRLLLPLGERRVYGENALTFVEVKDARGLSGKL; the protein is encoded by the coding sequence GTGGTGCGGATCCTCGGGGGAAAAGCCAAGGGGGTGGCGCTGAAGGTGCCCGCCTCGGCCCGGCCCAGCCCGGTCCGGCTCCGGAAGGCCCTCTTTGACTACCTGCGCCTCCGCTACCCCTTTCGGGGCCGGTTTCTGGACCTCTACGCGGGGAGCGGGGCGGTGGGCCTCGAGGCCGCGAGCGAAGGCTTCGAGGCCACCTTGGTGGAGAAGGACAAGGAGGCGGTGGCCCTCCTCAAGGAGAACCTCCGCCGCACCGGCCTTCAGGCCCGCCTCGTCCCCCTTCCCGTGGAGGAGTTCCTGCCCCAGGCCCGGGCCCGGGGGGAGAGGTACACCATCGCCTTCATGGCCCCCCCGTACCCCATGGACCTGGTGGCGGCCTTCCGGGCCCTTCTGGAGAGCGACTTGGTGGAGGAAGGGGGGCTTTACGTCCTCCAGCACCCCTCCCGGCTCCTCCTGCCCCTGGGCGAGCGCCGGGTGTACGGGGAGAACGCCCTCACCTTTGTGGAGGTGAAGGATGCACGTGGTCTATCCGGGAAGCTTTGA
- a CDS encoding ABC transporter permease, whose product MDNVKRIFRKEILSVLRERRVIFSTLILPILLMPLLMYGPSLLLRNAVRTTAEQVQPVGVKNLPEPALEALRAAKLQPVPVDDPETQVREKKLPAAVAYAEGRYVIYGRLSGGLTQSSVVVGKIEGALRALKEQEVARTLQSRGISPAVLEPFGISTQDASPKQERSAGLLAFFIPYFLVLFILIGGQVVAIDTTAGEKEKGTLEALLATPVPLSQIVLGKALATLVVALAAALSSVTGIVLGGTVVRSFFARQLEAMQGGGSQLGGVLALEPAGYLALLVTAFLFAAMMVSVQLTLGLYARSFKEAQSYMAPLQFVFILPLIALQFSDFLTQQQWYYALPAFNVMLLLDGLVKGSAQGWQIGLTWATTLLFALLALMLAMRSFRREEVVFRN is encoded by the coding sequence ATGGACAACGTAAAGCGTATTTTCCGCAAGGAGATCCTCTCGGTGCTGCGCGAGCGCCGGGTGATCTTCAGCACCCTGATCCTGCCCATTTTGCTCATGCCCCTGCTGATGTACGGACCCAGCCTGCTGCTGAGAAACGCCGTGCGCACGACCGCGGAACAGGTGCAGCCGGTGGGGGTGAAGAACCTGCCCGAGCCCGCCCTAGAGGCCCTGCGCGCCGCCAAGCTCCAGCCGGTTCCCGTGGATGACCCCGAGACCCAGGTGCGCGAGAAGAAGCTCCCAGCGGCGGTGGCCTATGCCGAGGGCCGCTACGTCATCTACGGCCGGCTCTCGGGGGGCCTGACCCAGAGCAGCGTGGTGGTCGGCAAAATCGAAGGGGCCCTGCGGGCGCTGAAGGAGCAGGAGGTGGCCCGCACCCTGCAAAGCCGGGGCATCTCGCCTGCGGTGCTCGAGCCCTTCGGGATCTCCACCCAGGACGCTTCGCCCAAGCAAGAGCGCTCGGCGGGCCTGCTCGCCTTCTTCATCCCCTACTTCCTGGTGCTGTTCATCCTCATCGGCGGTCAGGTGGTGGCCATCGACACCACGGCGGGGGAGAAGGAGAAGGGCACGCTCGAGGCCCTGTTGGCAACCCCGGTGCCCCTTTCCCAGATAGTGCTCGGCAAGGCCCTCGCGACGCTGGTGGTGGCGCTGGCGGCGGCGCTGTCCTCGGTGACGGGCATCGTACTGGGCGGGACGGTGGTGCGCAGCTTCTTCGCGCGGCAGCTCGAGGCCATGCAGGGCGGGGGTAGCCAGCTTGGTGGGGTGCTCGCGCTCGAGCCCGCCGGCTACCTCGCCCTGCTCGTCACCGCCTTCCTCTTTGCAGCCATGATGGTCTCGGTGCAGCTCACGCTGGGCCTGTACGCCCGCAGCTTCAAGGAGGCCCAGAGCTACATGGCCCCCCTCCAGTTCGTCTTCATCCTGCCGCTCATCGCCCTACAGTTCTCCGACTTCCTCACTCAGCAGCAGTGGTACTACGCCCTGCCCGCCTTCAACGTCATGCTGCTGCTCGACGGCCTCGTCAAGGGCTCGGCCCAAGGCTGGCAGATCGGCCTGACCTGGGCCACCACCCTCCTCTTCGCCCTGCTGGCCTTGATGCTCGCGATGCGCAGCTTTCGGCGGGAGGAGGTGGTGTTCAGGAATTAG
- the coaD gene encoding pantetheine-phosphate adenylyltransferase — protein MHVVYPGSFDPFTNGHLDVTRRAARLFGKVTVAVLENPSKRGQYLFSAEERVEIIRESVRDLSNVEVATFQGLLAEFVKAIGAQAIVKGLRAVSDYEYELQMAHLNRQLVPGLETLFILAATRYSFVSSTMVKEIARYGGDVSKLVPPATLRALKAKYG, from the coding sequence ATGCACGTGGTCTATCCGGGAAGCTTTGACCCTTTTACCAACGGCCACCTGGACGTAACCCGGCGGGCGGCCCGCCTGTTCGGAAAGGTGACGGTGGCGGTGCTGGAAAACCCGAGCAAGCGGGGCCAGTACCTCTTCAGCGCCGAGGAGCGGGTGGAGATCATCCGGGAGTCCGTCCGGGACCTTTCCAACGTGGAGGTGGCCACCTTCCAGGGCCTCCTCGCCGAGTTTGTCAAGGCGATCGGGGCCCAGGCCATCGTAAAGGGCCTCCGGGCGGTTTCGGACTACGAGTACGAGCTCCAGATGGCCCACCTCAACCGGCAGCTGGTCCCGGGCCTCGAGACCCTCTTCATCCTGGCCGCCACCCGCTACTCCTTCGTCTCCAGCACCATGGTCAAGGAGATCGCCCGCTACGGGGGGGACGTGTCCAAGCTGGTCCCCCCGGCCACCCTCCGGGCCCTCAAGGCCAAATACGGCTAG
- a CDS encoding ABC transporter ATP-binding protein translates to MGDSILFFQEVSKAYGSVQALEGVSLTLAPGEKVALLGPNGSGKTTLVHLSLGLLRPDRGRVELFGESPKSLRARRRLGVMLQSAAIPPTLRVREAVELFRSYYPDPLPLAETLHLAGLEGLEDRWYGRLSGGQQRRVQFALAICGNPELLVLDEPTVGLDPDYRRAFWKSLYEWAQGKTLFFTTHYLDEADRWAGRVVVLHKGRVRADGPVKWVKSQLGGKVIRFRSRIGPKAFEGLPGVLQASAVGDYVELATERPESVIPQILAVDPNLSDLEVREPALEEVFHELIREQA, encoded by the coding sequence ATGGGAGATAGCATCCTGTTCTTCCAAGAGGTCAGCAAGGCTTACGGCAGCGTGCAGGCGCTGGAAGGGGTGAGCCTGACGCTTGCCCCGGGGGAAAAGGTGGCGCTCCTGGGCCCAAATGGATCAGGAAAGACCACCCTGGTGCACTTGTCCCTGGGACTCCTACGCCCGGACAGGGGCCGGGTGGAGCTGTTCGGCGAGAGCCCCAAATCGCTCAGGGCCCGCCGCCGGTTGGGGGTCATGCTGCAGTCGGCCGCCATCCCCCCGACCCTGCGGGTGCGCGAGGCGGTGGAGCTCTTCCGAAGCTACTACCCCGACCCGCTCCCCTTGGCCGAAACGCTCCACCTGGCGGGGCTAGAGGGCCTCGAGGACCGCTGGTATGGTCGTCTCTCCGGAGGGCAGCAGCGGCGGGTGCAGTTTGCCCTAGCCATCTGCGGCAATCCAGAGCTCCTTGTGCTGGACGAGCCCACCGTAGGCTTAGACCCAGATTACCGGCGGGCTTTCTGGAAATCCCTATACGAATGGGCTCAGGGGAAGACCCTGTTCTTCACCACCCACTACCTAGATGAGGCCGACCGCTGGGCTGGGCGGGTCGTCGTGCTCCACAAGGGGCGGGTGCGGGCCGATGGGCCGGTGAAGTGGGTGAAATCGCAGCTAGGGGGCAAGGTTATCCGCTTTCGCAGCCGCATCGGCCCTAAAGCCTTTGAAGGCCTGCCCGGTGTGCTCCAGGCTTCCGCGGTGGGGGATTATGTTGAGCTGGCTACCGAGCGGCCCGAGTCGGTCATTCCCCAGATCCTGGCCGTTGATCCCAACCTGAGCGACTTGGAGGTGCGTGAACCAGCCCTAGAAGAGGTGTTTCACGAGCTGATCCGAGAGCAGGCTTAG
- a CDS encoding aldehyde dehydrogenase family protein translates to MKTLSSKYGNALEIGHLIGGEEVFEGEWSERKNPADQEDLLARFPVGTKETLRKALLVAREAFAEWSRTPAPVRGQVLFNLAKILEREKPTLTRLMVREVGKTFKEAAGDVQEAIDTALFFASEGRRLYGQTVPSEMRDKELFTFRRPLGVVGMITAGNFPIAVPSWKLIPAVLAGNAVVWKPSDDSPVLSYVFAKLFEEAGLPPGVINVVFGGGKGSTGQWLVELMDEGLMNKFAFTGSTKVGRWIGEVAGRNLIRPTLELGGKNPLVVMRDADLELAVEGAWWSAFATGGQRCTSAGNILVDRPIYEEFKRRFLEKVEATAVGNPLLHEVTYGPFINERLFTRWLEHYAWGEQDGARLLFGRGRITRDNPYPRFLGDPEAGLYGWPTVWEAAPGMRQFEEEIFGPTINLVPVDGIEEAIRVANATPYGLSSAIYTNHRHWAYLFKVGIRAGMTSINNTTVGAEAHLPFGGVKASGNGARESGIWVLEEYTYWHAVNEEYSGRLQLAQMDTAYTAPKEPTPWAEVLGFTGRSPSQGGA, encoded by the coding sequence ATGAAGACACTCTCCAGCAAGTACGGGAACGCCCTGGAGATAGGGCACCTCATCGGCGGCGAGGAGGTCTTTGAAGGGGAGTGGTCCGAGCGGAAAAACCCCGCGGACCAGGAGGACCTTTTGGCCCGCTTCCCGGTGGGGACGAAGGAAACCCTGAGGAAGGCCCTCCTTGTGGCCCGGGAGGCCTTCGCCGAGTGGTCCCGCACCCCCGCCCCCGTGCGGGGCCAGGTCCTCTTCAACCTGGCCAAGATCCTGGAGCGGGAGAAGCCCACCCTCACCCGGCTCATGGTGCGCGAGGTGGGCAAGACCTTCAAGGAGGCCGCGGGGGACGTGCAGGAGGCCATAGACACCGCCCTCTTCTTCGCCTCCGAGGGGAGGAGGCTCTACGGCCAGACCGTTCCCAGCGAGATGCGGGACAAGGAGCTCTTCACCTTCCGCCGCCCCCTGGGCGTGGTGGGGATGATCACCGCCGGGAACTTCCCCATCGCCGTGCCCAGCTGGAAGCTCATCCCGGCGGTCCTGGCCGGCAACGCGGTGGTTTGGAAGCCCTCCGACGACTCCCCGGTCCTCTCCTATGTCTTCGCCAAGCTCTTTGAGGAGGCGGGCCTTCCCCCGGGGGTCATCAACGTGGTCTTCGGCGGGGGCAAGGGCTCCACGGGCCAGTGGCTGGTGGAGCTGATGGACGAGGGGCTGATGAACAAGTTCGCCTTCACCGGGAGCACCAAGGTGGGCCGCTGGATCGGGGAGGTGGCGGGGCGGAACCTGATCCGGCCCACCCTCGAGCTGGGCGGCAAGAACCCCCTGGTGGTCATGCGGGACGCGGACCTGGAGCTCGCGGTGGAGGGGGCCTGGTGGAGCGCCTTCGCCACGGGCGGCCAGCGGTGCACCTCGGCGGGGAACATCCTGGTGGACCGGCCCATTTACGAGGAGTTCAAGCGCCGCTTCCTGGAGAAGGTGGAGGCCACGGCGGTGGGCAACCCCCTCCTCCACGAGGTCACCTACGGCCCCTTCATCAACGAGCGCCTCTTCACCCGCTGGCTCGAGCACTACGCCTGGGGGGAGCAGGACGGGGCGAGGCTCCTCTTCGGCCGGGGCCGGATCACCCGGGACAACCCCTACCCCCGCTTCCTGGGCGACCCCGAGGCGGGGCTTTACGGCTGGCCCACGGTCTGGGAGGCCGCTCCCGGCATGCGCCAGTTTGAGGAGGAGATCTTCGGCCCCACCATCAACCTGGTCCCGGTGGACGGGATAGAGGAGGCCATCCGGGTGGCGAACGCCACCCCCTACGGCCTCTCCAGCGCCATCTACACCAACCACCGCCACTGGGCCTACCTCTTCAAGGTGGGGATCCGGGCCGGGATGACCAGCATCAACAACACCACCGTGGGGGCCGAGGCCCACCTCCCCTTCGGCGGCGTGAAGGCGAGCGGGAACGGGGCCCGGGAGTCGGGGATCTGGGTCCTGGAGGAGTACACCTACTGGCACGCGGTGAACGAGGAGTACTCGGGCCGGCTCCAGCTCGCCCAGATGGACACCGCCTACACCGCCCCCAAGGAGCCTACCCCTTGGGCGGAAGTCCTGGGCTTTACTGGGCGCTCTCCAAGTCAGGGCGGAGCCTGA
- a CDS encoding PhoU domain-containing protein, which produces MQLLGGLALFLYGLTLLGEGLGRLLGRGGLAWGMASPFRGLLLGLGLGAASASGTALALSAMGLLEARLVSLSWAVRFALAAGAGAALALVFAVLNLGGWALPLLALGYFLSLAPRFWPWGRAGFGLGLLLLGLDLMGRAGAALAQAPLFQAILDALSASPLGVYALGFGLGLLLHANGVAALALALALAGMDLRAALALVLGGGAGSGAFLLFAARGVMGRRMALGVVLVRLLVGLAFLLLLPFLHGPVKGVVFATHVAFHLASALVYPLLDRPLERLLLSLLPEEDRTAPKYLSEEALSSPALAYGLALREVGRIGDQVREMMGLALRRIAQGEPASEGDVAFLEDKVDRLTREVVLYASALAKSLGEKAVRLLWAASELEHMADLVRRILRQVERLEGQGLSFSPEGRAELSEAMARVYRRLEMATTALATGNRELALEVVLSRPEMEAFLDRLRRAHLLRLEAGRQESRATTLAHLDLLITLDDLDQGVHRVASLVPEVYA; this is translated from the coding sequence GTGCAGCTTCTCGGCGGCCTGGCCCTTTTCCTCTACGGGCTCACCCTTCTGGGAGAGGGGCTGGGGCGGCTTCTGGGCCGGGGAGGGCTGGCCTGGGGGATGGCGAGCCCTTTCCGGGGGCTCCTTCTGGGGCTGGGCCTGGGGGCGGCCTCGGCCAGCGGGACCGCCCTGGCCCTCTCCGCCATGGGCCTCCTCGAGGCCCGCCTGGTCTCCCTTTCCTGGGCGGTGCGCTTCGCCCTGGCGGCGGGGGCCGGGGCGGCCTTGGCCCTGGTCTTCGCCGTCCTCAACCTGGGGGGCTGGGCCCTGCCCCTTCTGGCCCTGGGCTACTTCCTGAGCCTCGCCCCTCGCTTCTGGCCCTGGGGGCGGGCGGGGTTCGGCCTGGGCCTCCTCCTTCTGGGCCTGGACCTGATGGGCCGGGCGGGGGCGGCCCTGGCCCAGGCCCCCCTCTTCCAGGCGATTCTGGACGCGCTTTCCGCCTCGCCCCTGGGGGTGTACGCCCTGGGGTTCGGCCTGGGCCTCCTCCTCCACGCGAACGGGGTGGCGGCCCTGGCCTTGGCCCTCGCCTTGGCCGGGATGGACCTGAGGGCGGCCCTGGCCCTGGTCCTGGGGGGCGGGGCGGGCTCGGGGGCCTTTCTCCTCTTCGCCGCCCGGGGGGTGATGGGGCGGCGGATGGCCCTGGGGGTGGTTTTGGTCCGGCTTTTGGTGGGGCTGGCCTTTCTCCTCCTCCTGCCCTTCCTCCACGGCCCCGTGAAGGGGGTGGTCTTCGCCACCCACGTGGCCTTCCACCTGGCCTCGGCCCTGGTCTACCCTCTTTTGGACCGGCCTTTGGAGCGCCTCCTCCTCTCCCTCCTGCCGGAGGAGGACCGGACCGCCCCCAAGTACCTCTCCGAGGAGGCCCTCTCCTCCCCCGCCTTGGCCTACGGCCTGGCCCTGAGGGAGGTGGGCCGGATCGGGGACCAGGTGCGGGAGATGATGGGCCTGGCCCTGCGCAGGATCGCCCAGGGCGAGCCGGCCTCCGAGGGGGACGTGGCCTTCTTGGAGGACAAGGTGGACCGGCTCACCCGGGAGGTGGTCCTCTACGCGAGCGCCTTAGCCAAGAGCCTGGGGGAGAAGGCGGTGCGCCTCCTTTGGGCGGCGAGCGAGCTCGAGCACATGGCCGACCTGGTCCGGCGCATCCTCAGGCAGGTGGAGCGCCTGGAGGGACAGGGCCTCTCCTTCAGCCCCGAGGGGCGGGCGGAGCTTTCCGAGGCCATGGCCCGGGTCTACCGGCGGCTGGAGATGGCCACCACCGCCTTGGCCACGGGGAACCGGGAGCTGGCCTTGGAGGTGGTCCTAAGCCGGCCGGAGATGGAGGCCTTTTTGGACCGGCTCCGCCGGGCCCACCTCCTCCGCCTCGAGGCCGGCCGGCAGGAGTCCCGGGCCACCACCTTGGCCCACCTGGACCTCCTCATCACCCTGGACGACCTGGACCAGGGGGTGCACCGGGTGGCTTCCCTGGTGCCGGAGGTGTACGCTTAG
- a CDS encoding ABC transporter permease translates to MARKRNPYLLEAKYDLLRQLRIPGQFIGIPLGGVGAYALLLLLGRDLGGLGEEILVRFAALGVMNVGLLAIGIGAASERAYGWIRLRQVVPMPPLAYFLGKVSTGAVMAALTVLGVLLVELVFGAVSWPYHAWVLLTLALVLGSLPFTALGLAAAYLVRPNSAQVLVAYIGVFVFSSVFLPFLRLPEWIQTIFSYLPSTLFIDLALGAVGLASPSPASFLLLAGYTVAFLLLAAWLFGRDEGTTFG, encoded by the coding sequence ATGGCACGTAAGCGTAACCCCTACTTGTTGGAGGCTAAATACGACCTGCTCCGGCAGCTGCGCATCCCCGGGCAGTTCATCGGCATCCCGCTCGGCGGTGTGGGTGCTTATGCGCTGCTCCTCCTTTTGGGCCGCGACCTCGGCGGCCTCGGCGAGGAAATCCTCGTCCGCTTTGCTGCCTTAGGGGTCATGAATGTAGGGCTGCTCGCGATAGGGATAGGGGCAGCCTCGGAGCGTGCCTACGGCTGGATCCGCCTGCGCCAGGTAGTGCCCATGCCCCCGCTGGCTTATTTCCTGGGGAAGGTTTCCACAGGGGCGGTTATGGCCGCCCTGACCGTCCTGGGTGTGCTCCTGGTGGAGCTGGTCTTCGGGGCGGTTTCCTGGCCCTACCACGCCTGGGTTTTGCTGACGCTCGCCCTGGTGCTGGGCAGTCTGCCCTTCACCGCCTTGGGCCTGGCCGCGGCCTACCTCGTGCGGCCGAACTCGGCTCAGGTGCTTGTCGCCTACATCGGAGTATTTGTATTTTCCTCGGTGTTCCTGCCTTTTCTTCGCCTCCCGGAGTGGATCCAGACCATCTTCTCGTACCTTCCGAGCACCCTCTTCATTGATCTAGCGCTTGGTGCGGTAGGCCTGGCCTCGCCCTCGCCCGCTTCCTTCCTGCTGCTGGCCGGGTACACCGTGGCCTTCCTGCTGCTGGCCGCATGGCTTTTTGGCCGCGACGAGGGCACCACCTTCGGATGA
- the aroH gene encoding chorismate mutase, which translates to MVRGIRGAITVEEDTPEAIHSATRELLLRMMELNGIRPEDLAAVIFTVTEDLCSAFPAEAARQIGLNRVPLLSAREIPVPGSLPRVIRILALWNTDLPQDQVRHVYLREAVRLRPDLESAQ; encoded by the coding sequence ATGGTCAGAGGCATACGCGGGGCCATCACCGTGGAAGAGGACACGCCGGAGGCCATCCACTCCGCCACCCGGGAGCTCCTCCTGAGGATGATGGAGCTCAACGGGATCCGCCCGGAGGACCTAGCGGCGGTGATCTTCACCGTCACGGAGGACCTCTGCTCCGCCTTTCCCGCCGAGGCCGCCCGGCAGATCGGGCTGAACCGGGTCCCCCTCCTCTCCGCCCGGGAGATCCCTGTGCCGGGAAGCCTTCCCCGGGTGATCCGCATCCTGGCCCTGTGGAACACGGACCTTCCCCAGGACCAGGTGCGGCACGTCTACCTGCGGGAGGCGGTCAGGCTCCGCCCTGACTTGGAGAGCGCCCAGTAA
- a CDS encoding ATP-binding cassette domain-containing protein: MKTLWTLLEGRRGEFLSLLAASGLENAAEAVIHTLMIKWLFDEAVVMQDFRRFVLLGLVYLAVGLVLIALFWALSLWQKAFVNRVVLEVEGRLLDKALRLDWRDFSREGAGAFASRVHQDVLQGLAPAVSLLVDVARQALAALAFLGVLLYLSWQATLALAVLVPPLLWVARRVGTRVRQAAEDERQGEARYLEVLSQTLKAFRALRGLPRLLPPTLATNREALRTYLDGTYRSHRLITAQQSWSDVFMNLAETLSLVVGGYFVLIRALSFGGFLAFVNAFWRAVDNVFALLRKVPEFHRYAQILERAHGLLSSRSAPYARPADRARLEGVRVAYGDEAPLELPRLEIRPGERLLLVGPNGVGKTTLLHVLSGYLAPQEGQVELPGRVASLTAPPELPPLAVGELVPDAGLRRELGLEGLEDRRPEALSSGQRQRAAIGALLSEEADLYVLDEPLANLDAESREGVLDLILRRTAGKALVVVLHGDEELHGRFDRVVELAGPRVANPGGGHGAGS, translated from the coding sequence ATGAAAACGTTATGGACTCTCCTGGAGGGGCGCAGGGGCGAGTTCCTGAGCCTGCTGGCGGCTAGCGGTCTGGAGAACGCGGCCGAGGCCGTGATCCACACATTGATGATCAAGTGGCTCTTCGACGAGGCGGTGGTCATGCAGGACTTCCGGCGCTTCGTGCTCCTGGGGCTCGTCTACCTCGCCGTGGGGCTGGTCCTGATCGCCCTGTTCTGGGCCCTCTCGCTCTGGCAGAAGGCCTTCGTCAACCGGGTGGTGCTGGAGGTGGAGGGGCGGCTTTTGGACAAGGCCCTCCGCCTTGACTGGCGGGACTTCAGCCGCGAGGGGGCCGGGGCCTTCGCGAGCCGGGTCCACCAGGATGTCCTCCAGGGGCTGGCCCCCGCGGTCTCCCTCCTGGTGGACGTGGCCCGCCAGGCCCTGGCGGCTTTGGCCTTCCTGGGGGTACTGCTCTACCTTTCGTGGCAGGCGACCCTGGCCCTGGCGGTCCTGGTTCCGCCCCTCCTTTGGGTCGCGCGGCGGGTCGGGACGAGGGTCCGCCAGGCCGCCGAGGACGAGCGGCAAGGGGAGGCCCGCTACCTCGAGGTCCTCTCCCAGACGCTCAAGGCCTTCCGGGCCCTGCGCGGCCTGCCCCGCCTCCTCCCCCCGACCCTGGCCACCAACCGGGAGGCCCTCAGGACCTACCTGGACGGCACCTACCGCAGCCACCGGCTGATAACGGCCCAGCAGTCCTGGAGCGACGTGTTCATGAACCTGGCCGAAACCCTCTCCCTGGTCGTGGGGGGCTACTTCGTCCTGATCCGCGCGCTGAGCTTCGGCGGCTTCTTGGCCTTCGTCAACGCCTTCTGGCGGGCGGTGGACAACGTCTTCGCCCTGCTGCGCAAGGTGCCCGAGTTCCACCGCTACGCGCAGATCCTGGAGCGCGCCCACGGCCTGCTCTCCTCCAGGTCCGCCCCCTACGCGCGGCCGGCCGACCGGGCCCGGCTCGAGGGGGTGCGGGTGGCCTACGGGGACGAGGCGCCCCTGGAGCTGCCGCGGCTGGAGATCCGCCCCGGCGAGCGCCTGCTCCTCGTGGGCCCCAACGGCGTGGGCAAGACCACCCTGCTCCACGTGCTGTCGGGGTATCTGGCCCCCCAGGAGGGCCAGGTGGAGCTGCCCGGGCGGGTGGCCTCGCTCACCGCCCCTCCCGAACTGCCGCCCCTCGCGGTGGGCGAGCTGGTCCCCGACGCCGGGCTACGCCGGGAGCTGGGGCTGGAGGGGCTGGAGGACCGCCGACCGGAGGCCCTGTCCTCGGGGCAGCGGCAGAGGGCGGCCATCGGCGCGCTGCTTTCCGAGGAGGCCGACCTCTACGTGCTGGACGAGCCCCTGGCCAACCTGGACGCCGAGAGCCGCGAGGGGGTGCTCGATCTCATCCTACGCCGGACCGCGGGGAAGGCCCTGGTGGTGGTGCTGCACGGGGACGAGGAGCTCCACGGCCGCTTCGACCGGGTGGTGGAGCTGGCGGGCCCCCGGGTGGCGAATCCCGGCGGCGGCCATGGGGCGGGCAGCTAG
- a CDS encoding ATP-binding cassette domain-containing protein, whose translation MVEATGLSKAYKGFKAVEGLSFRVGQGEVYGLLGPNGAGKTTTLRMLATLLTPSGGSATLAGYDIRKQPLEVRRNLGIVNGGMQVYERLTGREVLEFFAGFYGVEGRLLRERLEWVANLLEMDGVLDKPVREMSTGMRQKVVIARAILHQPPVLLLDEATAGLDVFARRSLLDFVKQYRALGKSLIYSTHVMSEAEEVCDRVGFLYRGRLVYEGTTREALELGGGSLERAFIRRLEEVAA comes from the coding sequence ATGGTTGAAGCGACGGGATTGAGCAAGGCTTACAAGGGCTTTAAGGCCGTGGAGGGGCTCAGCTTTCGGGTGGGCCAGGGCGAGGTTTATGGGCTCTTGGGCCCTAACGGGGCAGGCAAGACCACCACCTTGCGCATGCTGGCCACCCTGCTCACTCCCAGCGGCGGCAGCGCCACGCTCGCGGGGTACGACATCCGCAAGCAACCGCTCGAGGTACGCCGCAACCTGGGCATCGTCAACGGCGGGATGCAGGTCTACGAGCGGCTGACGGGCCGGGAGGTGCTGGAGTTCTTCGCGGGCTTCTACGGGGTGGAGGGCCGCTTGCTGCGCGAGCGGCTGGAGTGGGTGGCGAACCTGCTCGAGATGGACGGCGTGTTGGACAAGCCGGTGCGCGAGATGTCCACGGGCATGCGGCAGAAGGTGGTCATCGCCCGCGCCATCCTGCACCAGCCGCCGGTGCTGCTTTTGGATGAAGCCACCGCCGGACTGGATGTCTTCGCCCGCCGCTCCCTGCTGGACTTTGTGAAGCAGTACCGCGCGCTGGGCAAGAGCCTGATCTACTCTACCCACGTCATGAGCGAAGCCGAAGAGGTCTGCGACCGGGTGGGCTTCCTCTATAGGGGCAGGCTGGTCTACGAAGGGACCACCCGCGAGGCCCTGGAACTAGGCGGGGGCAGCCTCGAGCGGGCCTTCATCCGCCGCCTGGAGGAGGTTGCCGCCTGA
- a CDS encoding DMT family transporter encodes MPPHRDPLVYLPPLLWALNVVASRVAMGEVGPFWGSFLRFALALPLFLLFLGRLPSWKPLGQTLFLALSGVAVFNLVFFGGVRLAPASDAAAVAAVYPLSTAFAYALYFRKPLPPPLLQGLLLSGSGVVLLALAHAGSGEGPNRLLGDALLVLAALLWGAYSVGVSLAVRTRSALEVTAASMLLGSLLLLPFALAHPFPQAGPKAWLALLYTAWGGAFLAFSLWGEVLRRHPASRVAPFMNLTPALALLFSALLLGEAPRAWDLPGLLLIALGVWRSQKG; translated from the coding sequence ATGCCCCCCCACCGCGACCCCCTGGTCTACCTGCCCCCCCTCCTCTGGGCGCTCAACGTGGTGGCCTCGAGGGTGGCCATGGGGGAGGTGGGCCCCTTCTGGGGCTCCTTCCTCCGCTTCGCCCTGGCCCTCCCCCTCTTCCTCCTCTTCCTGGGCCGCCTTCCTTCCTGGAAGCCCCTGGGCCAGACCCTCTTCCTGGCCTTAAGCGGGGTGGCGGTCTTCAACCTGGTCTTCTTCGGCGGGGTCCGCCTGGCCCCCGCCTCGGACGCGGCCGCCGTGGCTGCGGTCTACCCCCTCTCCACCGCCTTCGCCTACGCCCTCTACTTCCGGAAGCCCCTCCCCCCTCCCCTCCTCCAGGGCCTCCTCCTCTCGGGAAGCGGGGTGGTCCTCCTGGCCCTGGCCCACGCGGGAAGCGGGGAAGGCCCAAATCGGCTTCTGGGAGACGCCCTCCTGGTACTGGCCGCCCTCCTTTGGGGGGCCTACAGCGTAGGGGTGAGCCTGGCGGTGCGAACCCGAAGCGCTCTGGAGGTCACGGCGGCGAGCATGCTCCTGGGAAGCCTTCTCCTCCTCCCCTTCGCCCTGGCCCACCCCTTTCCCCAGGCGGGCCCCAAAGCCTGGCTCGCCCTCCTCTACACCGCCTGGGGCGGGGCCTTCCTGGCCTTCAGCCTCTGGGGGGAGGTCCTGAGGCGGCACCCGGCGAGCCGGGTGGCCCCCTTCATGAACCTGACCCCGGCCCTCGCCCTCCTCTTCTCCGCCCTCCTTTTGGGGGAAGCCCCTAGGGCCTGGGACCTGCCGGGCCTCCTCCTCATCGCCCTGGGGGTCTGGCGCTCGCAAAAGGGCTAG